One Micromonospora sp. WMMD1120 genomic region harbors:
- a CDS encoding nitrate- and nitrite sensing domain-containing protein: MRTRDWPIRSKLTALVVAPVTALLALWIFATTLTFGPALNLLSARTLLYDLGRPGEAVVTELQRERRLSVVQLAGDADLPALVEQRQRTDRAVAELRRRVNGDALRDAADELLEDRVDRLLTALSALPTGRNFIDDRLMDRTGALGLYSGMVSAAFQAFAGMATLTDPGINRQALALTSLGRSRELLGQTDAMLAGVLTAGRFAQGEHAQLVQAIGNQRWLTESAVADLPEAGRVAYQRMSESADFTSLRAMQDALVAARGSGRPPVDAASWQASHDAVQQQLRDFELAEADDLADRSVPIAVGILVRLAAAGVLGLAAVIISVLVALRVGRTLVRRLSGVRTAALELAEHRLPDVVTRLRRGEQVDVSREAPPLEYGEDEIGEVARAFTEVQRTAVQAAVDEVTLRRGLNEVFLNIARRSQSLVHRQLHLLDRMERRTEDPDDLAQLFQVDHLSTRLRRHAEDLVILAGSAPGRGWRNPVAMVDLIRGAISEVEAYERVDITTVQPAGVLGRAVGDIIHLLAELVENATAFSPPDTRVTIGGAQVSNGYALEITDQGLGMTPAALEAANTRLDSSPEFDPAQSARLGLFVVARLAARHHVRVRLRPGGESGVTAVVLVPSELVTAEPPAGPDPASVGDASADPARRLARTARRGGPARPRTRAAAALPAGPADAPTTVTSTATADPPTSTGTADEPDGLPQRVRRRTPAVQARSTVTDMPSPRSPEEVRRVMAALQAGTARGRATVVSPRTPAPPSHPETPTATERDA; the protein is encoded by the coding sequence ATGAGAACCCGCGACTGGCCGATCCGCTCGAAGCTGACCGCGCTCGTCGTCGCGCCGGTGACCGCGCTGCTGGCACTGTGGATCTTCGCGACCACGCTGACCTTCGGTCCCGCCCTGAACCTGCTCTCCGCCCGCACGCTCCTCTACGACCTGGGCCGCCCCGGCGAGGCAGTGGTCACCGAGCTACAGCGGGAGCGCCGGCTCTCGGTGGTGCAGCTCGCCGGAGACGCCGACCTGCCGGCGCTCGTCGAGCAGCGCCAACGCACCGACCGGGCCGTCGCCGAGCTGCGCCGCCGGGTGAACGGCGACGCGCTGCGCGACGCCGCCGACGAGCTGCTGGAGGATCGGGTCGACCGGCTGCTCACCGCCCTGTCGGCGCTGCCGACCGGCCGGAACTTCATCGACGACCGCCTGATGGACCGCACCGGCGCGCTCGGCCTGTACAGCGGCATGGTCTCCGCGGCCTTCCAGGCCTTCGCCGGAATGGCGACCCTGACCGACCCCGGGATCAACCGGCAGGCGTTGGCGCTCACCTCGCTGGGCCGCTCCCGTGAACTGCTCGGGCAGACCGACGCCATGCTGGCCGGCGTGCTCACCGCCGGACGGTTCGCGCAGGGCGAGCACGCCCAGCTCGTGCAGGCGATCGGCAACCAGCGCTGGCTCACCGAGAGCGCGGTGGCCGACCTGCCCGAGGCCGGGCGGGTCGCGTACCAGCGGATGTCGGAGAGCGCCGACTTCACCAGCCTGCGCGCCATGCAGGACGCGCTCGTCGCGGCCAGAGGGTCCGGCCGGCCCCCGGTGGACGCGGCGTCGTGGCAGGCCAGCCACGACGCCGTTCAGCAGCAGCTACGCGACTTCGAGCTGGCCGAGGCCGACGACCTCGCCGACCGCTCGGTGCCGATCGCGGTCGGGATCCTGGTCCGGCTGGCCGCCGCCGGGGTGCTCGGGCTGGCCGCCGTGATCATCTCGGTGCTGGTGGCGCTGCGGGTCGGCCGCACCCTGGTCCGCCGGCTCAGCGGCGTCCGTACCGCCGCGTTGGAGCTGGCCGAGCACCGGCTGCCCGACGTGGTGACCCGGCTGCGTCGTGGTGAGCAGGTCGACGTCTCCCGGGAGGCGCCGCCGCTGGAGTACGGCGAGGACGAGATCGGTGAGGTCGCCCGCGCCTTCACCGAGGTGCAGCGCACCGCCGTCCAGGCCGCCGTGGACGAGGTCACCCTGCGGCGCGGGCTCAACGAGGTCTTCCTCAACATCGCCCGGCGCAGCCAGAGCCTCGTGCACCGGCAGCTCCACCTGCTGGATCGGATGGAACGGCGTACCGAGGACCCGGACGACCTGGCCCAGCTGTTCCAGGTCGACCATCTGTCCACCCGCCTCCGCCGCCACGCCGAGGACCTGGTCATCCTCGCCGGTTCCGCGCCCGGACGCGGCTGGCGGAACCCGGTGGCGATGGTCGACCTGATCCGGGGCGCGATCTCCGAGGTCGAGGCGTACGAGCGGGTGGACATCACCACCGTGCAGCCGGCCGGTGTGCTGGGACGGGCCGTCGGCGACATCATCCACCTGCTCGCCGAGCTGGTGGAGAACGCGACCGCCTTCTCCCCGCCGGACACCCGGGTCACCATCGGCGGTGCGCAGGTGTCCAACGGGTACGCCCTGGAGATCACCGATCAGGGGCTCGGGATGACGCCGGCGGCGTTGGAGGCGGCGAACACCCGACTCGACAGCTCGCCCGAGTTCGACCCGGCGCAGAGCGCCCGACTCGGCCTGTTCGTGGTGGCCCGTCTGGCTGCCCGACACCACGTCCGGGTGCGGTTGCGTCCGGGCGGGGAGAGCGGGGTGACAGCCGTGGTTCTGGTCCCCAGCGAGCTGGTCACCGCCGAGCCGCCGGCCGGACCGGACCCGGCGTCGGTGGGGGACGCGTCGGCCGATCCGGCTCGACGGCTCGCCCGCACGGCCCGTCGGGGTGGCCCGGCCCGGCCCCGTACCCGCGCGGCGGCTGCCCTGCCGGCCGGACCCGCCGACGCGCCGACCACTGTCACGTCAACGGCCACCGCCGACCCGCCGACCTCGACCGGGACCGCTGACGAGCCGGACGGCCTGCCCCAGCGCGTGCGGCGGCGTACCCCCGCCGTCCAGGCCCGGTCGACGGTCACCGACATGCCGTCACCCCGCTCGCCGGAGGAGGTGCGGCGGGTGATGGCGGCGCTCCAGGCGGGTACGGCACGTGGACGCGCCACCGTCGTCAGTCCCCGGACGCCCGCCCCGCCATCGCATCCCGAAACCCCGACCGCGACTGAGAGGGACGCCTAG
- a CDS encoding sodium:solute symporter family protein, which yields MDGGGLRLNMNGLDYLILALYFVTVLGVGFAARRAIRTSVDFFLSGRSLPAWVTGLAFVSANLGALEIIGMAANGAQYGVMTVHYYWIGAVPAMVFLGIVMMPFYYGSKVRSVPEYLRLRFNRPTHLLNALSFAVAQVLIAGVNLYALALVMQALLGWPLWTAIAVGAAIVLAYITIGGLSGAIYNEVLQFFVILAGLIPVTVIGLVKVGGWNGLMDSVRDSKLGEAGLHAWQDTGSTANPLGAHWIGIVFGLGFVLSFGYWTTNFAEVQRALSAKNMSAARRTPIIAAYPKLVIPLVTVIPGLVALVTVQGLGAESGDLQYNNAIPLLMRDLLPNGVLGVAVTGLLASFMAGMAANVSGFNTVFTYDIWQPYLRPGRSDEYYLRVGRWATVAAVVIGIGTAFIAAGFSNIMNYIQALFSLFNAPLFATFIIGMFWKRMSALAGFWSLLLGTLASLATYLLYKGGVIDFNSDLEESFWGAGIAFVTVAIVAVILTPLTAPKRDEELRGLVYGLGGVDLKGDVLAGDAVWYRSPVLLGLVAVALAALFYIPVF from the coding sequence ATGGACGGCGGCGGCCTCCGGCTCAACATGAACGGCCTGGACTATCTGATCCTGGCGCTCTACTTCGTCACCGTCCTCGGGGTCGGCTTCGCCGCGCGCCGGGCGATCCGGACCAGCGTCGACTTCTTCCTCTCCGGCCGGTCCCTGCCGGCCTGGGTGACGGGTCTCGCCTTCGTCTCGGCGAACCTGGGCGCCCTGGAGATCATCGGCATGGCGGCCAACGGCGCCCAGTACGGCGTGATGACGGTCCACTACTACTGGATCGGCGCGGTACCGGCGATGGTCTTCCTGGGCATCGTGATGATGCCCTTCTACTACGGCTCCAAGGTGCGCAGCGTCCCCGAGTACCTCCGGTTGCGGTTCAACCGCCCCACCCACCTGCTGAACGCGCTCAGCTTCGCCGTCGCCCAGGTGCTGATCGCCGGAGTGAACCTCTACGCGCTGGCCCTGGTCATGCAGGCGCTGCTCGGCTGGCCGCTGTGGACCGCGATCGCCGTCGGCGCGGCGATCGTGCTGGCGTACATCACCATCGGCGGTCTGTCCGGGGCGATCTACAACGAGGTGCTCCAGTTCTTCGTCATCCTCGCCGGCCTCATCCCGGTGACCGTCATCGGCCTGGTCAAGGTCGGCGGCTGGAACGGCCTGATGGACTCGGTACGCGACTCCAAGCTCGGCGAGGCGGGCCTGCACGCGTGGCAGGACACCGGCAGCACCGCCAACCCGCTGGGCGCGCACTGGATCGGCATCGTCTTCGGCCTCGGCTTCGTCCTGTCGTTCGGCTACTGGACGACGAACTTCGCCGAGGTGCAGCGCGCCCTCTCGGCGAAGAACATGAGCGCCGCCCGCCGTACGCCGATCATCGCCGCGTACCCGAAGCTGGTCATCCCCCTGGTCACCGTGATCCCCGGCCTGGTGGCCCTGGTCACCGTGCAGGGCCTGGGCGCCGAGAGCGGCGACCTCCAGTACAACAACGCGATCCCGCTGCTGATGCGTGACCTGCTCCCCAACGGGGTGCTCGGGGTGGCGGTCACCGGCCTGCTCGCCTCGTTCATGGCCGGGATGGCGGCGAACGTGAGCGGCTTCAACACCGTCTTCACCTACGACATCTGGCAGCCGTACCTCCGGCCCGGTCGCTCGGACGAGTACTACCTGCGGGTCGGCCGGTGGGCGACCGTCGCCGCCGTGGTGATCGGCATCGGCACCGCGTTCATCGCCGCCGGGTTCAGCAACATCATGAACTACATCCAGGCGCTCTTCTCGCTGTTCAACGCGCCGCTCTTCGCCACCTTCATCATCGGCATGTTCTGGAAGCGGATGAGCGCGCTGGCCGGCTTCTGGTCGCTGCTGCTGGGCACCCTGGCGTCGCTGGCGACCTACCTGCTCTACAAGGGCGGCGTGATCGACTTCAACTCCGACCTGGAGGAGAGCTTCTGGGGCGCGGGCATCGCGTTCGTCACGGTGGCGATCGTCGCCGTCATCCTCACCCCGCTCACCGCCCCCAAGCGCGACGAGGAGCTGCGCGGGCTGGTGTACGGCCTGGGCGGCGTCGACCTGAAGGGCGACGTGCTCGCCGGGGACGCGGTCTGGTACCGCTCGCCGGTGCTGCTCGGCCTGGTCGCGGTCGCGCTGGCCGCACTCTTCTACATCCCGGTCTTCTAG